The Carnobacterium divergens genome includes a window with the following:
- a CDS encoding RidA family protein translates to MLKKIHTDSAPAAIGPYSQAIAVGDTLYTSGQIPVDPTTGKVVASTISQQTEQVMKNLAAVLNEGNSDLHHVIKTTCFLTNMSDFAEFNHVYGTHFGNHKPARSCVAVKDLPLGVLVEVEAIALLN, encoded by the coding sequence ATGTTAAAAAAAATCCATACCGATTCAGCACCAGCAGCGATTGGACCTTATTCTCAAGCGATTGCTGTCGGCGACACACTCTACACATCTGGCCAAATCCCAGTTGATCCTACCACTGGAAAAGTTGTCGCATCTACCATTTCTCAGCAAACTGAACAAGTCATGAAAAACCTAGCTGCTGTTTTAAATGAAGGCAACAGTGATTTACACCACGTTATCAAAACAACTTGTTTTTTAACAAATATGTCAGATTTTGCTGAATTTAATCATGTTTATGGTACACACTTTGGCAATCATAAACCTGCTCGCTCATGCGTAGCTGTAAAAGATCTCCCACTTGGCGTTTTAGTTGAAGTAGAAGCCATTGCCCTCCTCAACTAA
- a CDS encoding DUF4809 family protein, whose product MKEIVLSSSVDLTEGGCNACGIVKSVCYTLLVNGREIALDGLSVHTVVMTIVLTEGWKQSFEVQMMDEFTLFTKGAHQVKLIEAYDQFIYEGHKTIECSNKINEVNQLFNQVEEILRELFEVDNYVFKLSDEMASK is encoded by the coding sequence ATGAAAGAGATTGTTCTTAGCAGTTCTGTTGATTTAACTGAAGGTGGATGCAATGCTTGTGGGATTGTGAAAAGTGTTTGCTATACGTTATTGGTTAATGGCAGAGAAATAGCATTAGATGGCCTGTCAGTCCATACGGTTGTAATGACGATTGTCTTAACAGAGGGGTGGAAACAGAGTTTTGAAGTTCAGATGATGGATGAATTCACCTTGTTTACTAAAGGAGCGCACCAAGTAAAATTAATTGAAGCGTACGATCAATTCATTTACGAAGGACATAAAACAATCGAATGTTCGAATAAAATCAATGAAGTCAATCAATTATTTAACCAAGTGGAAGAAATTTTAAGGGAGCTATTTGAAGTAGACAACTATGTATTTAAACTCTCTGATGAAATGGCATCGAAATGA
- a CDS encoding bifunctional transcriptional activator/DNA repair enzyme AdaA yields the protein MITNQAKIDLYYQMLLEKNSTFEGVFYAGIKTTGIFCRPTCPARKPKKENCEFFETAKEAILASYRPCKRCSPLSNPSHLSPEVKKLVHAIEENPERKWTDRDFDALSISANTARRQFKKQFGMTFIEYARSRRLGFAFEHIRKGTSFIDAQLNTGYESSNGFRDAFTRTMGTVPTKSADLKLLTAHWIETPLGSMLAIADENALYLLEFVDRRGLETEIETLRKRAHAAIIPGANSIIQQISSDLTNYFNGTLTQFTTPIHYLGSDFQKSVWDELQKIPAGTTLSYKELAEKINNPKGYRAVARANGANQLSLIVPCHRVINTNGALGGYGGGVDRKEWLLKHEIKHYNRKSN from the coding sequence ATGATAACAAATCAAGCAAAAATCGACCTCTATTACCAAATGCTCCTTGAAAAAAATTCAACCTTCGAAGGTGTCTTTTACGCAGGAATCAAAACCACCGGCATTTTTTGTCGCCCTACTTGTCCCGCGCGAAAACCTAAGAAAGAAAACTGTGAATTTTTCGAAACTGCCAAAGAGGCAATCTTAGCTTCTTATCGCCCTTGCAAAAGATGCTCGCCTCTTTCAAATCCAAGTCACTTATCTCCTGAAGTAAAGAAATTGGTTCACGCAATTGAAGAAAATCCAGAACGAAAATGGACAGATAGAGATTTTGATGCGCTTTCTATCAGTGCAAACACTGCTCGCAGACAATTTAAAAAGCAATTTGGCATGACCTTTATTGAATATGCTCGTTCAAGAAGGTTAGGGTTTGCTTTTGAACATATTCGTAAAGGAACCTCCTTTATCGACGCACAACTTAATACTGGTTACGAATCAAGCAATGGCTTTCGAGACGCCTTCACACGAACAATGGGCACCGTTCCAACCAAATCTGCTGATCTTAAATTGCTCACTGCTCATTGGATTGAAACACCTCTTGGATCGATGCTAGCAATCGCTGATGAAAATGCGCTTTATTTGTTGGAATTTGTTGACCGTAGGGGCTTGGAAACTGAAATTGAAACATTACGAAAACGAGCACATGCTGCTATTATTCCAGGAGCCAATTCCATTATCCAACAGATTTCCTCCGATTTAACCAACTATTTCAATGGCACACTAACCCAATTTACGACTCCCATCCACTACCTAGGATCTGATTTTCAAAAAAGTGTTTGGGACGAACTTCAAAAAATACCAGCTGGCACGACTCTTTCCTATAAAGAACTTGCCGAAAAAATAAACAATCCAAAAGGCTACCGTGCCGTTGCCCGTGCAAATGGTGCAAATCAGCTTTCTTTAATCGTTCCTTGTCACCGCGTTATCAATACAAATGGCGCTTTAGGAGGATATGGTGGAGGCGTAGATCGTAAGGAATGGTTATTAAAACATGAAATAAAACACTACAACAGAAAAAGCAACTAG
- the nhaC gene encoding Na+/H+ antiporter NhaC: MKKDVTIKEAMFLLVVLLAMIGTCIIGFKLPAHVAILFALALVILFAAVKEVSWKTIHEGIQEGITPGLVPIIIFILIGALISVWIAAGTIPTIMVYGFSVLSVKFFLPTVFIICGVVGATVGSSFTTISTVGIAFFGMGQIMGFNPAITTGAIVSGAFLGNSISPLSDTANLSAAIAEVDLFEHIKNELWTVFPAFVLSLIAFISLGFHPVKGAAGDDLQVITDTLHQFYTISPITLLPVLILFIAAWRKVPAIPTLLTSIVLSIVVRYIYHPATTIASVGSWIQDGFVSKTGVENVDTLLTRGGMQSMMWSVSLIILALSLGGLLVKLRIIETILQQVEDLMKTKGRLILMTALSSIGVNLLIGEQYLSIILPGKAYKENYRKIDLPDKYLSRTLSDAGATFNPLIPWGVSGVFIAGTLGIGTLQYLPFAFFCYLTPLFTVLVGFMKKSEK, from the coding sequence ATGAAGAAAGATGTAACGATTAAAGAAGCAATGTTTCTTTTAGTTGTTTTATTAGCAATGATTGGAACTTGTATTATTGGCTTTAAACTGCCGGCTCATGTGGCGATTTTATTTGCCTTAGCATTGGTCATTTTATTTGCTGCAGTGAAAGAAGTATCTTGGAAGACAATTCATGAGGGCATTCAGGAAGGGATTACGCCAGGTTTGGTTCCGATTATTATTTTCATTTTGATTGGTGCGTTAATCAGTGTTTGGATTGCTGCAGGAACGATTCCCACGATTATGGTGTATGGATTTAGCGTCTTGTCTGTTAAATTCTTTTTGCCAACAGTTTTTATTATTTGTGGAGTTGTTGGTGCAACGGTAGGAAGTTCCTTTACGACGATTTCAACAGTGGGAATTGCCTTTTTTGGAATGGGACAAATCATGGGATTTAATCCAGCGATTACAACTGGAGCAATTGTTTCCGGAGCTTTTCTAGGGAACAGTATTTCTCCTTTATCGGATACAGCAAATCTTTCCGCAGCAATTGCTGAAGTTGATCTATTTGAGCATATTAAAAATGAGTTGTGGACGGTTTTTCCAGCCTTCGTTCTTTCTCTTATCGCGTTTATTTCTCTTGGTTTTCATCCAGTAAAAGGTGCAGCTGGTGATGATTTACAAGTTATTACAGATACGCTGCATCAGTTTTATACGATTTCTCCAATTACGTTACTTCCTGTTTTAATTTTATTTATTGCTGCATGGCGTAAAGTGCCTGCGATTCCTACTCTTTTAACGAGCATTGTGCTATCCATTGTGGTGCGCTACATTTATCATCCAGCGACAACAATTGCTTCTGTGGGTTCTTGGATTCAAGATGGATTTGTATCGAAAACAGGGGTTGAAAATGTTGATACGCTATTGACTCGTGGTGGGATGCAAAGCATGATGTGGTCGGTTTCATTGATTATTTTAGCTTTGTCGCTAGGTGGACTGTTAGTGAAATTGCGTATTATAGAAACGATTTTGCAACAGGTAGAGGATTTGATGAAGACAAAAGGGCGTTTGATTTTAATGACGGCTTTAAGTTCAATTGGAGTCAATTTATTGATTGGCGAACAATATCTCTCTATTATTTTGCCAGGTAAGGCTTATAAAGAGAATTATCGTAAAATTGATTTACCTGATAAGTATCTATCTAGAACCTTGTCAGATGCGGGAGCAACCTTCAATCCACTAATTCCATGGGGGGTAAGTGGTGTATTTATTGCAGGGACGCTTGGAATTGGTACGTTGCAGTATTTACCTTTTGCGTTTTTCTGTTATTTGACCCCTTTATTTACCGTTTTGGTTGGATTTATGAAAAAATCTGAAAAATAA
- the thiD gene encoding bifunctional hydroxymethylpyrimidine kinase/phosphomethylpyrimidine kinase — translation MEIQRVLTVAGSDTSGGAGLQADLKTFEEYGTYGISVVTSIVTMDPANFWHHDVFPIAESIIEKELATALACGPFKAMKTGMLGTVETIEQVSQMLETGAIEQIVIDPVMVCKGETEVLQPENVSSMRQLLIPKATITTPNLFEASQLAEMDPLETVEDMKVAAAKIIALGAKNVVIKGGKGLTSQEAIDLFYDGEEFMLLKSPKIEGNHNHGAGCTFAAAVTAGLANDLSAKEAVIKAKDFVYCGIEEGFALNQFIGPVWHGAYSRR, via the coding sequence ATGGAAATTCAAAGAGTATTGACAGTTGCAGGTTCTGACACAAGTGGCGGAGCAGGCTTACAAGCGGACTTAAAAACATTTGAAGAATATGGCACTTACGGTATTAGTGTGGTTACATCGATTGTGACAATGGACCCAGCGAATTTTTGGCATCATGACGTTTTTCCAATCGCAGAATCAATTATTGAAAAAGAATTGGCAACGGCATTAGCGTGTGGGCCATTTAAAGCGATGAAAACAGGTATGCTTGGAACAGTTGAAACCATTGAACAGGTGAGTCAAATGTTAGAAACAGGTGCAATTGAACAAATCGTGATTGATCCAGTAATGGTTTGTAAAGGTGAAACAGAGGTTTTACAGCCTGAAAATGTTAGCAGTATGCGTCAATTATTGATTCCAAAAGCAACCATTACAACGCCAAATTTATTTGAAGCCAGTCAGTTAGCAGAAATGGACCCACTTGAAACAGTGGAAGATATGAAAGTGGCTGCCGCTAAAATTATTGCTTTAGGAGCCAAAAATGTTGTCATTAAGGGCGGAAAAGGGTTAACTAGTCAAGAAGCGATTGATTTGTTTTATGATGGGGAAGAATTTATGCTACTAAAATCACCTAAAATTGAAGGAAATCACAACCATGGTGCAGGCTGTACCTTTGCAGCTGCTGTAACTGCTGGTTTAGCCAATGACTTGTCTGCAAAAGAGGCTGTGATAAAAGCCAAAGACTTTGTTTATTGTGGCATTGAAGAAGGGTTTGCTTTAAACCAATTTATTGGTCCTGTGTGGCATGGAGCGTACTCAAGACGTTAA
- the tdc gene encoding tyrosine decarboxylase, translating into MKNTFNTDDTNLKALFLGDKGENVDLFKEILNKMIDEHVGWRQNYMPQDLPVITPQDRSSKEFQATADNMRSVFNVLSSRLRTESLPWHSAGRFWGHMNSETLMPAIIAYTTAMLWNGNNVAYESSPATSQMEEEVGMEFATLMGYKNGWGHIAADGSIANLEGLWYARNMKSLPFAIQEVAPEMVAGKSEWELLNMSTEEVLNILDQLQDQFDEIKARSARSGKNLEKLGKWIVPQTKHYSWLKAADIIGIGLDQVIAGEVNSEYRMDIDKLEAQIRDLAAQGIPTLGVVGVVGSTEEGQIDRIDQIIALREKLAKEGIYFYVHVDAAYGGYGRSIFLDENDEFIEWDQIEAVYAKNGIFMEKNDWLTREVYESFKAISLAESVTIDPHKMGYIPYSAGGVVIKDIRMRDVISYFATYVFEKGADIPALLGAYILEGSKAGATAAAVWTAHKVLPLNVTGYGKLMGASIEGAYHFYHFIDGKEFKVGDKTIELHALTKPDFNMVDYVFNEKGNTDLVKMNKLNHDFYDYASYAKGGLYNNEFITSHTDFAIEEYGHSPFEFVNGLGFSRKEWERADKVTILRASAMSPYMNDKEVFDEYAAKIEAAIQSKLEAIYAEEN; encoded by the coding sequence ATGAAAAACACATTTAATACAGATGATACTAATTTAAAAGCTTTATTCCTTGGCGACAAAGGCGAAAACGTTGATTTATTCAAAGAAATTTTAAACAAAATGATCGACGAACACGTTGGTTGGAGACAAAACTACATGCCTCAAGATTTACCAGTAATTACTCCACAAGACAGAAGTTCAAAAGAATTCCAAGCAACAGCAGACAACATGAGAAGCGTATTTAACGTATTGTCTTCACGTTTACGTACTGAATCACTTCCATGGCACTCAGCAGGTCGTTTCTGGGGCCATATGAACTCTGAAACACTAATGCCAGCCATTATTGCTTATACAACTGCAATGCTTTGGAACGGCAACAACGTGGCTTACGAATCATCTCCAGCAACTTCTCAAATGGAAGAAGAAGTCGGAATGGAATTTGCAACATTGATGGGCTATAAAAATGGTTGGGGACACATCGCAGCTGATGGTTCAATCGCTAACTTAGAAGGCTTATGGTATGCACGTAACATGAAATCATTGCCATTTGCTATCCAAGAAGTAGCACCAGAAATGGTTGCGGGTAAATCTGAATGGGAATTATTAAATATGTCTACTGAAGAAGTTCTAAACATTTTAGACCAACTTCAAGACCAATTTGACGAAATTAAAGCACGTTCAGCGCGTAGTGGTAAAAACTTAGAAAAATTAGGTAAATGGATTGTGCCACAAACAAAACATTATTCATGGTTAAAAGCTGCTGATATTATCGGTATTGGTTTAGACCAAGTGATCGCTGGTGAAGTAAACAGTGAATACCGTATGGATATTGATAAATTAGAAGCACAAATTCGTGATTTAGCTGCACAAGGTATTCCAACTCTTGGAGTAGTAGGTGTTGTTGGTTCAACTGAAGAAGGTCAAATCGATCGTATCGACCAAATCATTGCGTTACGTGAAAAATTAGCTAAAGAAGGCATTTACTTCTACGTACACGTTGATGCTGCATACGGTGGTTATGGACGTTCAATCTTCTTAGATGAAAACGATGAATTTATTGAATGGGATCAAATCGAAGCTGTTTACGCTAAAAACGGCATCTTCATGGAAAAAAATGATTGGTTAACAAGAGAAGTTTATGAATCATTCAAAGCAATCAGCTTAGCTGAATCTGTTACAATCGACCCTCATAAAATGGGTTATATCCCTTACTCTGCAGGTGGCGTAGTCATTAAAGATATCCGCATGCGTGACGTTATTTCTTACTTTGCAACATATGTATTTGAAAAAGGTGCGGATATTCCAGCATTATTAGGTGCATATATTCTTGAAGGTTCAAAAGCCGGCGCAACTGCAGCTGCTGTATGGACTGCACACAAAGTATTGCCATTAAACGTAACTGGTTACGGTAAATTAATGGGCGCAAGCATTGAAGGAGCATATCACTTCTATCACTTTATCGACGGCAAAGAATTTAAAGTTGGCGATAAAACAATTGAATTGCATGCATTAACAAAACCAGATTTCAACATGGTAGATTATGTATTCAACGAAAAAGGCAACACTGACTTAGTGAAAATGAACAAATTAAACCATGATTTCTATGATTATGCTTCATATGCAAAAGGTGGTTTATACAACAATGAATTTATCACTTCACATACTGACTTTGCGATTGAAGAATATGGCCACAGCCCATTTGAATTTGTAAATGGCTTAGGTTTCTCACGTAAAGAATGGGAACGTGCTGACAAAGTAACCATCTTACGTGCTTCTGCAATGTCACCATATATGAATGATAAAGAAGTATTTGACGAATATGCAGCTAAAATTGAAGCCGCAATTCAAAGTAAATTAGAAGCAATCTATGCTGAAGAAAACTAA